TGAAGTTAGCATCCCAGTAAACAACCTTGTCCACTGTTGGCACACCAACGCCATTGATAGACGTCATTGGCACGAGCGGCGCCCTGAAATTCAGCGTCAACGGCAGCGCCCTTGTACGGTAGCGCGCGACCTCATCGTCGGAGAACCCCACCGCCGCAAGAAACTCCGGCATGTTCTCGGCAGAGTAGTTCTTGGCTCGCGTGATCACCAGGGGAGTGTCGCCGTACACCTTCGGGGACGGCAGCAGCGAGAACATGCTGCCGAAGCTCCTGTTCCCGAAAGACAGCACGGTGTCTCGCAACGTCGGTGCCGGAGACGGGCTGCCCATGGTGGAGGCGAGGACCTGCATGATCAGCGCCGAGCCGCCGACGCCGTGGCAGAGCATGACGAGGTGCTTGACGTGCCTCCTGCGCCACGGCAGGGGGCTCTTGTTGAGGAACTCCATGGCGTAGAAGCCGCCAAAGCTGTGAGTGACGAGGATGACCGGCCTGTTCCCGTTCCTCTCGCTCGCGCGCTCCACGAGGCGCGTCAGGCTCGTGCTGAAATCGGAGAACGCCCTGGCCGTCACgccaggcgccgccggcgcgtatCGGAAGTCGTACGGGGCGCCGAACAGGCTCGCTCCCTCCCTGTACCCGACGCCTTCCAGTGCCTCCACAAGTCTTTCCATGCATGCGTTCCTAATCAGGATAACGAGGCGAAATATTTGGTTCAGCACCTGTAAATTAGAATTCGACATGGTCTATCCATGGTTCAGCTTACTTTTGGGCGGGATCGTCGAAGCGGAAGCTGCGGGCGGTGCCGAAGGACACGACGCGGGTCTCGACGCCGTGCGCGTTGCGGtagtcgccgccggcgcggtcgTACACCAGCCGGAGCTGGTCCTGGTAGCACGGCAGGAGCCCTGGGTCCGCCTGCAGCGCCGTGTAGTTCTCCCACAGCCGGAACCACCCGCGGCCCTGCTTCCGAACGCCGCAGCCCGGCGTCGGAGGCTTGTACTGGTCGGTGAGCCGCGCGTCGAACTGACTGCACGTGTAGCCCGGGAGCAGCACGACCGGGTGGAGACCGGACGCGGCCTCGCCGTGTCCTATGACCGCCGGTGCGCCGGCGAAGAAGATCGTGGCAAGCAGGAGAACAAGGGGCGCGAAgaggcgctgctgctgcggctccATCCCGGGCCGCTGAGATTGCTGATGCTGGTAGCTACTGGCGATGGAACTTGGTTTCGTTCTCTTGTGTTTGTACGCCACTGGGTTGACAAATGACAATCATGCTGGTACCGAGTCCTTTAATCTCTCGTGCAGGGCAACACGGCACTAGCTGGTTGCCGTCTTGCAGATTAGGTGGTTAGTGGTTAGTAGCATTTTTTTTTCGGATAAAAGGTGGTCAGTAGGTAAGTTGCGTTGACTTTATAAAGTCAATTGATACGCGTGAATGCGTGTGACCATATGTTTTTCAGTATTCTTTCAGACAACAATATTTTTTCAGTATGAACAGATGACGGGTACATTGTTGAAGATGGAGAGGTACCTCCGTTTTGTTTACAAATACATTTTATAGACACGGTCACACGGCTACTTTAGTGGTAACTAGGTAACATTGTCAACCGCCGACATCATATGTAAAGAAAAACGTGGAGGTAGTACTTAGTTACACTACTAAAAATATGACCTCTCATCCCAAGCATTTGTACCGGTTaggtttggacccggtactaatgttctCATCCCGAGCATTTGTACCGGTTAGgtttggatccggtactaatgttagtatTAGTACTGGTTCCAAGTTTGGGAGCCCCTGgaggccctctagtaccgggtgggggctccactGATATTAGAGGTCACCCtctagtactgggtggagccttcaaccggtactagaggaccTCAAGACCTCTAGTattgggtggaggctccacccggtactaaagggaggctTTTAATATCGGGTGGGAaccccacccagtactaaaaccCCATCCGCCAGCCTCCTGACCCCCTGCACGTACTGCACCACGAGACTTAGATTTTTTCATCTCTctcgctctcctctctctcacgcccgttatctcctcctccttatcctcctctctctcactctcctctctctcacgtctgcctcctccctctctctctgtcACACGTCTCCTCCGATCCAACCTGCCTccactcccctcccccctccacgCGCCCCTCGCTAgcggtgaggagcagcggcggggtgaggtgaggtggcggcagCAGGCTAAGGCGTCTGCAGTGGCTGCAGCGACGCAGGAGGATggagtggtggcggcggggagtgGCCGACGGGCGGGACGAGGCGAAGAAGGtagaggaggggcggcggcagtggaggcggaggaggccggccagAGGAGGGTGGAGGCGGGGTGGATCTGGTCGGAGGAGGGCGGAGGTGGGGTGGAGACGGAGGAGGctagaggcggcggcggaggaggggcagaggagggaggaggcggcgggggtggagggggcTGGCGggaaggggtggaggaggaggaggcggcaggggtgggggaggaggggcggtcAGGGCCGCCGGTGGGGGTAGGGACGGGGCTGGCGGGGATcttgcttttttttaattttttaataccctctagtaccggttattccaaCAGGTATTAGAGCACCCCTCTCTAGTACCGAATAGCCAATACCAATTGCACAACCGGTATTAGAGGGGGGTTGGGAACCGATACTAGAGCCACTTTTTCTAGGAGTGTTAGCATGCACATGCAACACACATGTACAACATGTTGATACGATATCATTATTGTAAGTGAATTAAAACAATATGTATTCAGATGTCAGCACTCAAGCATTTTAAATAATCATCACCAACCCAATGTATTATCTTAAAATCTTAAACATCACTATTTCTAATTCAATGTTAATCCTACCCCTTAATCCTACCAGGACGCGTTAGATAAATAGAGataaattctaaaaattatCATAAGAAACATCCGGCCATCAAATGAACACAACGGTGATCTCATCCAACAGTCATGGCAATTCCTGCCTGTTCGGGGAGGTATATATTGATGTATATGGTAACTCCTAACTAAAACTATCATATTTAATGTCACGCCCAGTTTAAAGGACAAACCCAACGCTAACTTTATGCATACCCAGATCAAGTTTTCATGCATAAGCATGAAATGATCATAGGGTCTAAACAAAAAGATTAGATAGTCGTAGACTAATCGCAGCGGAGTCGGCACCATCTTCCATAGGAACATCGACCGGGGGAATGTCAACCTAGAACTTCAAG
Above is a genomic segment from Setaria viridis chromosome 4, Setaria_viridis_v4.0, whole genome shotgun sequence containing:
- the LOC117853124 gene encoding lecithin-cholesterol acyltransferase-like 1, with product MEPQQQRLFAPLVLLLATIFFAGAPAVIGHGEAASGLHPVVLLPGYTCSQFDARLTDQYKPPTPGCGVRKQGRGWFRLWENYTALQADPGLLPCYQDQLRLVYDRAGGDYRNAHGVETRVVSFGTARSFRFDDPAQKNACMERLVEALEGVGYREGASLFGAPYDFRYAPAAPGVTARAFSDFSTSLTRLVERASERNGNRPVILVTHSFGGFYAMEFLNKSPLPWRRRHVKHLVMLCHGVGGSALIMQVLASTMGSPSPAPTLRDTVLSFGNRSFGSMFSLLPSPKVYGDTPLVITRAKNYSAENMPEFLAAVGFSDDEVARYRTRALPLTLNFRAPLVPMTSINGVGVPTVDKVVYWDANFTEMPRVVNGDGDGIVNLETVLALQRLVGDVPDQPYFKSILIPNTTHNSMISDDSALRVVVKEILEVNQATSS